One stretch of Priestia megaterium DNA includes these proteins:
- a CDS encoding cold-shock protein: protein MYNRKNLEPAVIEETKVWECTSDTCNCWVRDNFKSGDQPTCPICKSEMKQAVKELQVIHNPRVID from the coding sequence ATGTATAATCGTAAAAATTTAGAGCCGGCTGTTATTGAAGAAACAAAAGTTTGGGAATGTACATCAGATACGTGTAATTGTTGGGTTCGAGATAACTTTAAAAGCGGAGATCAGCCAACTTGTCCAATTTGCAAAAGCGAAATGAAGCAAGCTGTAAAAGAACTGCAGGTTATTCATAATCCTAGAGTCATTGATTAA
- a CDS encoding MMPL family transporter, producing the protein MNKVANALYAGRKILLILWVILIVGFGFYAAKLPSVLGGNGFEMKGMYKDTEQLLVNKFDVSESQIIVLFEKKDGVSDSKFQQTIAQYMQKAKDKSDASKVDIPTASNKMIKRSTAYGIIHFNHDDGTMDKRVEKIRTLSAEEKEVSVKLTGGPIIEKDMNTASQADLAKAEAIGIPVALVVLLLAFGGVVAAAIPLMIGIVTVVTTMGVVYFFHPYTELSIFILNVIPMIGLALSIDFALLFINRFKEEIQTKSVEQAIKITIQTAGRSVIFSGLCVFIGLAGMLFIQVDIFQNVALGGMAVVFIAVFSALTLLPSILAILGTRINRLRILKVSEQGGQSRWRSFATFVMKKPVTMTIVSLIILLVALIPVRDMHLEIPSSEALPTKYESRQAFDTYNDTFINKNTADVYFVLEAKQDMLNEKPLKNAFTFIKQLKEDSLVKQVDSISTALNVKSSNQLQAMLENPQISAQTKPAVDSFINGHYMLIKATLDTDQNSDQAKDFVRKWKDKRSPFTVHIGGYPKFEQEIFDEIYEKAPYGLALVLFSTYVILMIAFRSVLIPLKAIIMNILSLTATFGLLVWLFQNGHLGLTQSNIALVLPVFVFGLVFGLSMDYEVFLISRIHEVYHQTRDNNVATVEGLASTSKIITSAALIMIVITGAFAFTDVTPVKQMGVGIALAIFIDATIVRMLLVPSLMKLLGDANWWFFTKKRDKSSSNEQLKS; encoded by the coding sequence ATGAATAAAGTAGCGAACGCATTATATGCGGGCAGAAAAATTTTATTAATACTGTGGGTCATCCTAATTGTCGGATTTGGCTTTTATGCGGCTAAGCTTCCTTCTGTTCTAGGAGGAAACGGATTTGAAATGAAAGGAATGTATAAAGATACCGAGCAGCTTTTAGTTAATAAATTTGATGTTAGCGAATCTCAGATCATCGTTTTGTTTGAAAAAAAAGACGGAGTTTCTGACTCCAAATTCCAGCAAACGATCGCTCAGTATATGCAAAAAGCAAAGGACAAATCAGACGCGTCGAAAGTCGACATACCAACGGCTTCTAACAAGATGATAAAACGAAGCACAGCGTATGGAATTATCCACTTTAATCACGATGATGGAACGATGGATAAACGAGTGGAAAAGATCAGAACTCTTTCAGCTGAAGAAAAAGAAGTTAGTGTAAAATTAACCGGTGGTCCTATTATTGAAAAAGATATGAATACAGCAAGCCAAGCTGATTTAGCAAAAGCGGAAGCCATTGGTATTCCTGTTGCTTTAGTTGTGCTTCTTCTAGCTTTTGGCGGCGTGGTAGCCGCTGCAATCCCTCTTATGATAGGAATTGTAACCGTCGTTACCACCATGGGTGTTGTGTATTTCTTTCATCCGTACACAGAGCTGTCCATCTTTATTTTAAATGTGATTCCAATGATTGGATTAGCTCTTAGTATTGACTTTGCCCTTTTGTTTATTAATCGCTTTAAAGAAGAAATTCAAACAAAATCGGTAGAACAAGCAATCAAAATCACCATTCAAACAGCGGGACGCTCAGTCATCTTCTCAGGATTATGCGTATTTATTGGATTAGCAGGAATGCTGTTTATTCAAGTGGATATTTTTCAAAACGTCGCTCTTGGAGGAATGGCTGTTGTTTTTATTGCTGTGTTTTCAGCTCTTACGCTGCTTCCTTCCATACTGGCTATATTAGGTACACGCATTAATCGTTTACGCATCTTAAAAGTCAGTGAACAAGGCGGTCAGTCTAGGTGGCGTTCATTCGCTACATTTGTCATGAAAAAGCCTGTAACTATGACTATTGTTTCTCTTATCATTCTGTTAGTAGCACTTATTCCCGTTCGAGACATGCATCTAGAAATACCGTCTTCAGAAGCGCTGCCAACAAAATATGAGTCCCGTCAAGCTTTTGACACGTATAACGATACGTTTATAAATAAAAACACGGCAGACGTTTATTTTGTGTTAGAAGCTAAGCAAGATATGCTGAATGAAAAGCCTTTAAAAAATGCCTTTACTTTTATAAAACAATTAAAAGAAGATTCGTTAGTTAAGCAAGTCGATTCTATTTCTACCGCTTTAAACGTAAAATCAAGCAATCAGCTTCAAGCTATGCTGGAAAACCCGCAGATAAGCGCGCAGACAAAGCCAGCTGTAGATTCGTTCATTAACGGACATTATATGCTCATAAAAGCTACGCTAGATACAGACCAAAATTCAGATCAAGCAAAAGATTTTGTTCGAAAATGGAAAGACAAACGTTCACCTTTCACCGTTCATATTGGCGGCTATCCAAAATTTGAACAAGAAATATTCGATGAAATTTATGAAAAAGCTCCGTATGGTTTGGCTCTTGTTTTATTTTCAACGTATGTCATTTTAATGATTGCTTTTCGTTCTGTCCTCATTCCTTTAAAGGCTATCATTATGAATATTTTAAGCTTAACAGCTACGTTTGGTTTACTTGTATGGCTGTTTCAAAATGGACATTTAGGTCTTACCCAATCCAATATTGCTTTAGTGCTGCCGGTCTTTGTTTTTGGCCTTGTATTTGGACTTAGCATGGACTACGAAGTCTTTTTGATTTCGCGCATTCACGAAGTGTATCATCAAACCCGCGATAATAATGTGGCAACGGTAGAAGGCTTAGCTTCCACTAGTAAAATTATTACGAGCGCTGCTTTAATTATGATTGTGATTACAGGAGCCTTTGCTTTTACAGATGTAACACCTGTTAAACAAATGGGTGTAGGAATTGCTTTAGCTATATTTATCGATGCAACGATTGTCAGAATGCTTCTTGTCCCTTCTCTTATGAAATTACTTGGAGATGCCAACTGGTGGTTTTTCACTAAAAAACGCGATAAGTCCAGTTCCAACGAACAGTTAAAATCATAA
- a CDS encoding dimethylarginine dimethylaminohydrolase family protein, translating to MQMKQPAKMTNSYGCKNEYDTLKRVIVCPPTYMKIEEIINETQKHYADENIDESLASKQHRQFVECLQKEGVEVIGLSAQEPFPEQVFTRDIGYTLGETIIVTKMGSEIRSGEEQVLAEWLQRQGIPFHQVPDHPIEGGDVLIDGQAIFIALSDRTSKEGVDHIQELLPAYEVVPIPIDRSYLHLDCVLNILSPTEALVFSPALHEKELNLLRMKYDLIEVTKEEQFTMGTNVLSIGNQRVISLPMNTEVNEELRKRGYKVIEVDISEIIKSGGSFRCCTMPLERV from the coding sequence ATGCAAATGAAACAGCCAGCTAAAATGACGAATAGTTATGGGTGTAAAAATGAGTATGATACATTAAAACGTGTGATTGTTTGCCCACCTACATATATGAAAATTGAAGAAATTATTAATGAAACACAAAAGCATTATGCGGACGAAAACATTGATGAGAGCTTGGCTTCAAAGCAGCACCGTCAATTTGTCGAATGCCTTCAAAAAGAAGGAGTGGAAGTCATCGGGCTATCTGCACAAGAGCCATTTCCAGAACAAGTATTTACGCGGGATATTGGCTATACGCTGGGAGAGACCATTATTGTCACGAAAATGGGAAGCGAAATTCGAAGTGGAGAAGAACAAGTGTTAGCAGAGTGGCTGCAGCGGCAAGGTATTCCTTTCCATCAGGTACCGGACCATCCCATTGAAGGTGGAGATGTGCTGATTGATGGACAAGCTATTTTTATAGCGCTCAGCGACCGTACAAGTAAAGAAGGCGTGGACCATATTCAAGAGCTGCTTCCAGCGTATGAGGTTGTTCCGATTCCTATTGATCGGTCTTATCTTCATCTTGATTGTGTGTTAAATATTTTATCACCTACAGAAGCGCTTGTATTTTCACCAGCTTTACATGAAAAAGAATTAAATTTACTTCGCATGAAATATGACTTAATTGAAGTAACAAAAGAAGAGCAGTTTACGATGGGAACCAATGTATTATCAATCGGTAATCAGCGGGTGATCAGCCTACCAATGAATACAGAAGTAAATGAAGAGTTAAGGAAACGAGGCTATAAAGTAATTGAAGTTGATATATCTGAAATTATTAAGTCCGGCGGTTCTTTCCGCTGCTGTACAATGCCTCTTGAACGAGTGTAA
- a CDS encoding YihY/virulence factor BrkB family protein, with translation MKKLLSFGKSLGKEIQEDQATGLAAEQAYYYMLSLFPMLILLISIVPYLSIKPEEAIDVLQSVMPGETAAIFKDNVAQFVSQPNGGLLTVGILGTIWSASNGMNAFIRAMNQAYDVKEQRSFIKVRGLSILLTIGLIVTIVVSLLLPVFGGILLNWISEWFSLPSGTTVILNILRWIIGVGIMVLVLSVLYRLAPNKTFPFAHVWPGALAATLLWQLTSLGFSFYVSNFGNYSATYGSLGGVIVLMLWLFLTGLILVIGGEINAIYHRNKTAAPPKDTSQAM, from the coding sequence ATGAAAAAGCTATTATCATTTGGAAAAAGTCTTGGTAAAGAAATTCAAGAAGACCAAGCAACGGGACTAGCGGCTGAGCAAGCGTATTATTATATGCTATCATTATTCCCTATGCTTATTTTACTGATATCGATTGTTCCGTATCTATCTATTAAACCGGAAGAGGCAATCGATGTCCTTCAAAGCGTTATGCCGGGAGAAACGGCTGCAATCTTTAAAGATAACGTAGCTCAATTTGTAAGCCAACCAAACGGCGGGTTACTGACTGTAGGGATTTTAGGAACCATTTGGTCCGCTTCAAACGGTATGAACGCCTTTATCCGTGCAATGAACCAAGCCTACGACGTGAAAGAACAGCGCTCGTTTATTAAAGTAAGAGGCTTGTCCATTCTTTTAACGATCGGATTAATTGTGACAATTGTTGTATCGCTTCTTTTACCAGTGTTTGGAGGGATTTTGTTAAATTGGATAAGCGAATGGTTTTCTCTCCCTTCAGGTACAACAGTGATTTTAAATATTCTGCGCTGGATTATCGGTGTCGGCATTATGGTACTTGTTTTATCCGTATTATACAGATTAGCTCCAAACAAAACGTTTCCTTTTGCTCATGTATGGCCCGGAGCACTCGCTGCTACGCTATTATGGCAGCTGACATCTTTAGGGTTCTCATTTTACGTAAGCAACTTTGGCAATTATTCTGCTACTTATGGAAGCTTAGGAGGCGTGATTGTTCTGATGCTTTGGCTATTTTTAACGGGGTTAATTCTCGTTATTGGAGGAGAGATTAACGCTATATATCACCGAAACAAAACGGCTGCCCCTCCTAAAGATACGTCTCAGGCGATGTAA
- a CDS encoding RraA family protein: MLNEQLPLSTANLSDAMEGANHLDFSIKPLQRHYKLFGPALTVNTPAGNNYSVLEAIRLAEPGSVLVIDGKSYCNRALAGDFVVAMAKLVGISGIVLDGVIRDQEDIEKLNFPVFCKGSTIAASSKKEKGTVNETISCGGVKIYPGDFIAGDDGGVIVIPKDDAEKVLAKAREKWQKDKDRENEVLISKETVYTYLDNALK, translated from the coding sequence ATGTTGAATGAACAGCTCCCATTATCAACAGCAAATTTATCAGATGCAATGGAAGGTGCCAACCACTTAGACTTTTCTATTAAGCCATTGCAGCGTCATTACAAACTATTTGGGCCGGCTCTTACCGTAAATACGCCTGCTGGCAATAATTACTCAGTGCTTGAAGCGATTCGACTAGCGGAGCCCGGAAGCGTGCTCGTTATTGATGGAAAAAGCTATTGTAACCGTGCCTTAGCAGGAGATTTCGTAGTAGCCATGGCGAAGCTTGTTGGAATAAGCGGTATTGTACTAGATGGTGTTATACGAGATCAGGAAGACATTGAAAAGCTCAATTTCCCTGTATTTTGTAAGGGCTCTACGATCGCAGCAAGCAGCAAAAAAGAAAAAGGAACAGTAAATGAAACCATTTCCTGCGGGGGCGTGAAAATCTATCCTGGTGATTTTATTGCAGGTGACGACGGTGGAGTCATTGTCATTCCTAAGGATGACGCCGAGAAGGTATTAGCAAAAGCGCGGGAAAAGTGGCAAAAAGATAAAGACCGAGAGAACGAAGTATTAATTAGCAAAGAAACGGTATATACGTATTTAGATAACGCCCTAAAATAA
- a CDS encoding alpha/beta-type small acid-soluble spore protein has translation MANRNPILVQGAEQLLDQLKTEIAGRLNVQLGAEQTARANGSVGGEMTKHLVAMAQQQLSGAQGHIR, from the coding sequence ATGGCAAATCGTAATCCTATTTTAGTTCAAGGTGCTGAACAGCTTCTTGATCAGTTAAAAACGGAAATCGCAGGAAGACTTAACGTTCAGCTTGGCGCTGAGCAAACGGCTCGTGCAAATGGTTCTGTTGGTGGAGAAATGACGAAGCATCTTGTTGCAATGGCCCAACAGCAATTAAGTGGTGCACAAGGACACATTCGCTAG
- a CDS encoding YxcD family protein encodes METIKISEQDIINAMCLYIAEKKQVQPQEVEIELMYDDDYGFSAESYVHDRKQVHITLNIIEALRFWLDTEMNVDPYAAGLELELDDEEGIIAFAKLSR; translated from the coding sequence TTGGAGACAATAAAAATTTCTGAACAAGATATTATCAATGCGATGTGTTTGTATATCGCAGAAAAAAAACAAGTTCAGCCTCAAGAAGTAGAGATTGAGCTAATGTATGATGATGACTACGGTTTTTCAGCAGAGTCATACGTGCATGATCGTAAGCAGGTTCATATTACTTTGAACATCATTGAAGCGCTGCGCTTTTGGCTGGATACGGAAATGAACGTAGACCCATACGCAGCAGGACTAGAACTGGAATTAGACGATGAAGAAGGTATTATCGCTTTTGCTAAATTAAGTCGATAA
- a CDS encoding glutamate-5-semialdehyde dehydrogenase encodes MLQTNEKYSVEEQAISAKKAAKQLSLLTTEQKNDALLTIASTLESNTEYILKANEVDLKNGKEKGFDEALMDRLALSAERVKEFANGLREVAELDDPTGDILSSWTLDNGLDVKQVRVPLGVIGMIYEARPNVTVDATGLALKSGNAIVLKGGSSAISSNQAIVDIIHKALDETPIPKEAVQFISSTDRAATQELFTMKEHIDVLIPRGGASLIQAVVNNATVPVLETGVGNCHIYIDEQADVKKAIPILINAKTDRPAVCNAAETVLVHKNWLDSHKDELIQAFNDHNIEVYGDKVTVGEIPGAKPAAEKDWAEEYLRLAIAMKVVESVDEAIDHIETYGTKHSEAIISEDEQAVSRFMSLVDAAALYHNASTRFTDGGALGFGAEIGISTQKLHARGPMGLPALTTIKYIMSGNGQTR; translated from the coding sequence GTGTTACAAACAAATGAAAAGTATTCAGTAGAAGAACAAGCTATTTCAGCAAAAAAAGCAGCTAAGCAATTAAGTTTACTAACAACAGAACAAAAAAACGATGCGCTGTTAACCATTGCTTCTACACTTGAAAGCAACACGGAGTATATTTTAAAAGCAAATGAAGTAGACTTAAAAAACGGGAAAGAAAAAGGTTTTGATGAAGCGCTGATGGATCGCCTCGCTCTTTCAGCGGAACGTGTAAAAGAATTTGCAAATGGCCTTCGTGAGGTTGCTGAGTTAGATGATCCAACAGGAGATATTTTATCAAGCTGGACATTGGATAACGGTCTAGATGTAAAGCAAGTACGCGTGCCTCTTGGCGTTATCGGAATGATTTATGAAGCACGTCCAAACGTAACGGTAGATGCAACAGGGCTAGCGTTGAAATCTGGAAATGCCATTGTGTTAAAAGGCGGCTCTTCAGCTATTTCATCTAACCAAGCTATCGTGGACATTATTCATAAAGCTCTTGATGAAACTCCAATTCCTAAAGAAGCGGTACAGTTTATTTCAAGTACAGATCGTGCGGCTACGCAAGAACTATTTACAATGAAAGAGCATATTGACGTGCTAATTCCGCGCGGAGGGGCTTCATTGATTCAAGCGGTCGTCAATAACGCAACGGTTCCCGTGTTAGAAACGGGAGTCGGAAACTGCCATATTTATATCGATGAACAAGCTGACGTTAAGAAGGCCATTCCGATTTTGATTAATGCAAAAACAGATCGACCAGCGGTGTGTAACGCAGCAGAAACGGTTCTTGTACACAAGAACTGGCTCGATTCTCATAAAGATGAATTGATTCAAGCATTCAACGATCATAATATTGAAGTATATGGTGACAAAGTGACAGTAGGTGAAATTCCTGGAGCAAAACCAGCGGCTGAAAAAGACTGGGCTGAAGAGTATTTGCGCTTAGCAATCGCGATGAAAGTAGTAGAGAGTGTGGATGAAGCGATTGACCACATCGAAACATATGGAACAAAACACTCTGAAGCCATCATTTCAGAAGATGAACAAGCCGTTTCACGCTTCATGTCTTTAGTGGATGCAGCCGCACTGTATCATAATGCATCTACGCGTTTTACTGACGGAGGAGCTTTAGGATTTGGAGCTGAAATTGGGATTTCAACTCAAAAGCTTCATGCACGCGGTCCAATGGGACTTCCTGCGCTTACGACAATTAAATATATTATGAGTGGAAACGGACAAACTCGATAA
- a CDS encoding alpha/beta hydrolase, which produces MPLDPHIQIFLNQYNEMPRPSLEDVTPPQLREMEKMSLTPSKEAVKKVYNQEIQLNERPLTIRVYEPEGTGPFPALVYYHGGGWVLGSLDSHDSICRSYANETNCIVVSVDYRLAPEYKFPAAVNDAYDALEWISAHASQLNIDSNKIAVGGDSAGGNLAAVVSILAKERQGPSIVHQLLIYPSVGFKNQHPASMKENEEGYFLSKDLMDWFRLQYLNNKEEEQHPYNAPVLLEDLSSLPSATIITAQYDPLRDSGKDYADALKNHGVPVTYENYETMIHGFLGFHEFVPLAQQAINKSAAQLRQVFDSI; this is translated from the coding sequence ATGCCGTTAGATCCGCATATTCAAATATTTCTAAATCAATATAATGAAATGCCCCGTCCTTCTTTAGAGGACGTTACACCCCCTCAGCTGAGAGAAATGGAAAAGATGTCTTTAACTCCTTCCAAAGAAGCAGTTAAAAAAGTATATAATCAAGAAATCCAATTAAATGAACGTCCGCTCACTATACGAGTGTATGAACCTGAAGGAACAGGGCCATTTCCCGCTCTTGTTTATTATCACGGAGGAGGCTGGGTATTAGGAAGTTTAGATAGCCATGACTCCATATGCAGATCGTATGCAAATGAAACAAACTGTATTGTGGTTTCTGTTGATTACCGCCTTGCTCCTGAGTATAAATTTCCCGCTGCAGTGAACGATGCCTATGATGCCTTGGAGTGGATTTCAGCTCACGCGTCTCAATTAAATATCGATTCAAACAAAATTGCCGTTGGAGGAGATAGCGCCGGTGGCAACCTTGCTGCGGTTGTGAGCATTTTAGCAAAAGAAAGACAAGGTCCATCCATTGTTCACCAGCTGCTTATTTATCCGTCTGTAGGATTTAAAAATCAGCACCCTGCCTCTATGAAAGAAAATGAGGAAGGATATTTTCTTTCAAAAGATCTCATGGATTGGTTTCGCCTTCAGTACTTAAATAATAAAGAAGAAGAACAGCATCCCTATAACGCTCCGGTATTACTAGAAGATTTATCGAGTCTACCAAGCGCTACCATTATTACAGCACAGTATGATCCTTTAAGAGATAGCGGAAAAGACTACGCGGACGCATTAAAAAATCACGGTGTCCCTGTCACCTATGAAAATTATGAAACAATGATTCACGGGTTTTTAGGGTTTCATGAATTTGTCCCACTCGCTCAGCAGGCGATCAATAAAAGCGCAGCTCAACTTCGTCAAGTATTTGACTCTATTTAA
- a CDS encoding VOC family protein: protein MFLGIDHVQLLGPEGCEQEARNFYENLLGMKTVLKPENLRHRGGIWFQCGTQEVHISIQDDYIPAKKAHPAFVVEDIKTLRRKLAHWGCVLSEEEPIAGRERFFVHDPFGNRLEFLQYDK, encoded by the coding sequence ATGTTTCTAGGAATTGATCATGTTCAGCTTCTTGGTCCAGAAGGATGCGAGCAAGAAGCAAGAAATTTTTATGAAAATCTTTTAGGAATGAAAACTGTTCTTAAGCCGGAAAATTTAAGGCACAGAGGCGGCATATGGTTTCAATGTGGGACTCAAGAAGTGCATATCAGTATTCAAGATGACTACATACCTGCTAAAAAAGCGCATCCAGCTTTTGTCGTGGAAGATATCAAGACGCTTAGACGTAAGTTGGCACATTGGGGCTGCGTTCTTTCTGAAGAAGAGCCTATTGCAGGGAGAGAGCGTTTTTTTGTCCACGACCCGTTCGGAAATCGATTAGAATTTTTACAATATGACAAATAA
- a CDS encoding tyrosine-type recombinase/integrase, with protein sequence MCAKRLRKGTKLNQVNLSDAKDRIIRIKKLEGVAQSTINQYNIVFNDLIRFFGEEKLIVLIELNNARDFVDWLLHEKSDEKSRFKQVAKKGVKPSSANNYLQKLRAAFNILMREGILNENVFSQIKNIKFQKKKVEVLTVEEIKRIFDAFNKSYYAQFRSYVLLHTLLDTLGRVEETVHLKKQDVDFEKRSITFQNTKSKKFRIVPVSIKTTQLLQELIADNEELFSSEYIFLTNDGNRLRPSTFRAHLEKVLKNAGINKRFHPHLCRHTGSEMFLRQSGNIRVLQQLLGHSELSITAKVYAHVLDTTIRDEHKKYSAINLIENHKEKIVKRK encoded by the coding sequence ATGTGTGCAAAAAGATTGAGAAAAGGAACAAAGTTAAATCAAGTTAATCTAAGTGATGCAAAGGACAGAATAATAAGGATAAAAAAGCTGGAAGGCGTGGCACAGTCCACTATCAATCAGTACAACATAGTATTTAATGATCTAATCAGATTCTTTGGAGAAGAGAAGTTAATCGTTTTGATTGAGCTGAACAATGCGAGAGACTTTGTAGATTGGTTACTACATGAAAAATCTGATGAGAAGAGTAGATTTAAACAAGTGGCTAAAAAGGGAGTTAAGCCTTCTAGTGCTAATAATTATCTACAGAAATTACGTGCGGCTTTTAACATTCTAATGCGTGAAGGAATATTGAATGAAAATGTTTTTAGTCAAATCAAGAACATTAAATTTCAGAAAAAAAAGGTTGAGGTTTTAACTGTAGAGGAGATAAAGCGAATTTTTGATGCTTTTAATAAGAGCTACTACGCTCAATTTAGATCTTATGTACTCTTACATACCTTGTTAGACACATTAGGAAGAGTTGAAGAAACAGTTCATTTAAAAAAGCAGGATGTGGACTTTGAAAAAAGATCCATAACATTTCAAAATACAAAATCAAAGAAGTTTAGGATAGTTCCTGTTTCGATTAAAACTACACAACTTCTCCAAGAACTCATCGCAGATAATGAGGAGTTATTCAGTAGCGAATATATTTTTCTAACGAATGATGGAAATAGATTGCGACCAAGTACATTCAGAGCGCATTTAGAAAAGGTCTTGAAAAACGCAGGTATCAATAAACGCTTTCATCCTCATCTATGTCGCCATACTGGATCTGAAATGTTTCTACGGCAATCGGGTAACATCAGAGTCTTGCAACAGCTCTTAGGTCATTCTGAGTTATCTATTACAGCTAAGGTGTACGCTCATGTATTGGATACCACAATTAGAGATGAACATAAGAAATATTCGGCAATAAATCTGATAGAAAACCATAAAGAAAAAATTGTTAAACGGAAATAA